Genomic DNA from Leucobacter triazinivorans:
CGACGTCAACGGATTGGAGTTGCCAGGCGTCTCCGACGAGCAGCACTTTCGCACCCGCGAGCTCGGCTTGCCGGGTGAGGAAGTCGAGCGAGTGGGTGCCCGCGAGCGACGCTTCATCGAGGATCACCAACTGGTTCTTCGTGAACCCCTGCCCGGTGCGCTCGAAGACCTCCCGCCATTTCGCGGTGTTCTCGGTCGAGATACTGAGATCAGCCGCGAGCACGTCGGCGGCGACTGAGGACGGGGCAAGCCCGACGACCGAGCCCTCACCGTGCTTCCACTCCCACGCCCGCCTGAGCGTGCCGAGAGCGGTCGTCTTGCCGGTTCCTGCAGGGCCGACGAGCACATCGAGCGTGCGGCCTGAGACAGCGATCCGGGTGAGTGCGTCGAACTGGTCTGGGCCAAGCATGCGGCCCCCAGCATCGGGTTGCGCGGCGATCCGCTCGATCGTGGCGAGCGCGAGCCGGGGGCCGGCCATGTGCCGGGAGCGTGCGAGTAGCCGGTCTTCGGCGGCGAGGAGTTCCGTTGAGGAGTACAGGGTCGAGTGCTTCGGCCGGAATCTTGTGCTGCCGTCTTCGCGCAGGAACTGGGCGGGCGTGAGAGCGAGTTCTGGTGGGGTGAGGCGCAGCGACTGCTGCTCGGCGGCGTCGGCAATCATGCCGACGATGGCTTCCCGATCCTGGGTCGACGCGAGCCTGAGCCACATCGACTGTCGTGCGGCTTCAGCTACGAGGTTCCAGCGCCGCCAGGTCGAGCGCTTCTCACCAATCGTCTCAATCACGGTCGCGGCGATTTCTCTGATGAGGTCGAGCGGAATGTCATCGGCGCGCAACACCGTGGTGCTGCGCCCCGCAACAGGGGCGTGTTGCCACGCAACACGGGTCGCCCACGCTGTTGCGTCTTCTCCGAGGAGCCCGGTTGCACGGTTGCGCCATTCGGTCGTGAGGTCGTCGAGCGATCGCACGTCCTTCTCCGGCCTGGTGCTCAGGGTTGCTTCTTGGAGCATCTTGATCACGGTCGCGGGCTTCGGGCGACGCCCGTGCCGTTCGACGTACTCGGCAATGAGTCGCTCTTTCTCCAATTCGATGTGCCGGGCACGGTTCGAGAACTCCTTGATGAGTTCCTCGGGCACCCCTGTGATCGCCCAGGATGCGTTTCGGCCCGCCCCCTGATCACGCATCTCCCAGTCCACTCCGAGCAGCCTAGTGAGGGTGTCGGCGAACACAGCTTCGTGCAGTTCGCTCAGTGCGACGGTCGCCGCGTGTAAGGGCCTGCCGTCGAGCGCGAGCCATCGCCCGGTCTGCGCCTCCTGCACCTTGTTCGAGACGACGACGTGCGTGTGCAGATACGGGTCGTGGAGGCGGGAGTCGTAGTGGTCATACGCGGTAGCGACGAGACCAGCAACGTCGAGTTGCACGGTGGCCCCGTCCGGGCCGAGCGCACCGCCGCGTGTTGCGGCAACTTCTCGCTCCATGAACTTCAACATCTCCGCAACAGCGGCCTGGTGCGCCTCCCAGATGAGTTGTTGCGTACCCGCATCCGCAACAGCCCACAACACCGACGCGCTTTTCGGGATCGAGAACGTAAAGTCATACGCGGCAACGGCCTTGCGCGGCTTCTTCCCCGCTTCTTCCCCTTCGATCAGCGCGACGGCCTCGGCCAGCGCGGTCGGCGTCAGCGAGCGGTCGAGTTTGCGGACGCGTGCCGCGACCCGCTGGTCGAGCGTCTGAAACTGGCTGTATGGCCTCCCCAATGCCTCGCCGGTGATCGGGTTCCGGCCCATCCCGACGAGGAGTTGGAGCTGCGTCTCGGTCACTTGATCCCCTGCAGCGATCAGGCCGTCGGCGAGGCCCGCCAGACCGGAGCCGAGCCACCGACCGGGTGGCGATCCCTCTTCGCTGTAGTAGCGGGTGAGCGGGGTGGACATGGCGCGGTCGCCATCGCCGTAGACGACAGATTTCAGCAAGTATTTGTAGCCGTCGCCCGCACTCATGGGCCGCATCGAAACCGTCACGCTGTCCGCCTCCCTCTGAAAGAAGGTGCGCCTTTCGACCCACAGTGGCTTGACTTGCGTAGGCGAAATCGGCGTTCAAGTCAGGCTTGACTCGTGGCTGAGAATCCATGTTTGCAAGATATGTGGGCATTGTTCGGGAGAGGTCAGATGGATCTCCGCGTACTAGAAAAGTCATAGGTGACCTCGCTTCTGTAATCGGAGGTGCTGTGACTGGTGAAGACTGGACTCCGGCACTCCGTAGAAGGCGATGAGACTGTCACATCGTTCGCTGAATGAGGTGGCGAGCTCCCGACTTACGAGCTCGCTGGTGTCGGGAAGTCGGGCGATCGCTTCGTAGAAGCAGCTCAGAGTACCCTACGAGTCCACGGCAGCAACGGCCATACTCCTCGCAGTGCGAAGCTCACACCATCACGCTTGATTATGGTCAAAATGCACCGCCTCAAAGCCCTCCAGGAAGTTTGACTGATATCAGCTAAAGCGTTCCCTGATTCATGAACGACGCTGAATAGCCAAGGGTCTACATCTGTAGGAACTCTCGGAAATCGACTTCGGGCTGACTTCATACGATTCAATCAAGAGAGAGAACGACAATGACGTTGACTCGCACTCCAATCCGTGCCGCCGTGTTGACCCGGGCTGGCAGTGGGCTCGAGATTCAAGACCTTCACATCGATGAGCCTCTGCCAGGCGAGGTTCGCGTGCGCACGCTCGCGGCCGGTCTGTGCCACAGTGATTTGCACTACATCGATGGAACTTTGGCTATCGAGTTGCCCGCCGTATTGGGGCATGAGGTAGTTGGAGAGATCGTCGCTGTCGGCGAAGCGAAAGCGCGGCACCGCATCGGTGAACGTGTCGTGATCACCATCTCCCCCTCATGCGGGCTGTGCTCAAGCTGCGTGGCCGGAAGAGCAACGCAATGCGAGAGATCTGGTGAACTCCGACAGCGTGAGAGACCGAAACTGACTGATGCTCGAGGTGCCCCAGTGAATCTTCTCGGCTCTATCGGGGGCTTTGCCGAAGAGCTGATAGTTCGGGAGTCTGCGGTCGTTCCTATAGATCCCGCTATCCCCGCAAGAGAAGCATGTCTGATCGGATGCTGCATAGCCACCGGCTTCGGTGCCGTTGTACATGCGGCCGGGGTATCTCCACTCGATGCCGTGGCAGTGATCGGGTGTGGGGGCGTCGGAGTTGCAGCGATTCAGGCAGCAAAGATCGCGGGCGCGCGCATCATCGTAGCTATTGATGTACATCAGGCGAAGCTTGATCGTGCACGTTCCTTCGGCGCGAGCCACACGCTTCTCTCAACAGACGGGCTGCGCGA
This window encodes:
- the mobF gene encoding MobF family relaxase — protein: MRPMSAGDGYKYLLKSVVYGDGDRAMSTPLTRYYSEEGSPPGRWLGSGLAGLADGLIAAGDQVTETQLQLLVGMGRNPITGEALGRPYSQFQTLDQRVAARVRKLDRSLTPTALAEAVALIEGEEAGKKPRKAVAAYDFTFSIPKSASVLWAVADAGTQQLIWEAHQAAVAEMLKFMEREVAATRGGALGPDGATVQLDVAGLVATAYDHYDSRLHDPYLHTHVVVSNKVQEAQTGRWLALDGRPLHAATVALSELHEAVFADTLTRLLGVDWEMRDQGAGRNASWAITGVPEELIKEFSNRARHIELEKERLIAEYVERHGRRPKPATVIKMLQEATLSTRPEKDVRSLDDLTTEWRNRATGLLGEDATAWATRVAWQHAPVAGRSTTVLRADDIPLDLIREIAATVIETIGEKRSTWRRWNLVAEAARQSMWLRLASTQDREAIVGMIADAAEQQSLRLTPPELALTPAQFLREDGSTRFRPKHSTLYSSTELLAAEDRLLARSRHMAGPRLALATIERIAAQPDAGGRMLGPDQFDALTRIAVSGRTLDVLVGPAGTGKTTALGTLRRAWEWKHGEGSVVGLAPSSVAADVLAADLSISTENTAKWREVFERTGQGFTKNQLVILDEASLAGTHSLDFLTRQAELAGAKVLLVGDAWQLQSVDVGGAFSLLVGDRAAEAPELTEVWRFAADWEKLASLELRHGRPKVIDSYAQHGRLRGGTTEEMAEAAYRAWWADRRAGRGTILIAATTENVTDLNERARRDLIAVGYVDAEREVALADGTRASVGDTIITRKNDRRLRSAHSWVRNGERWIVTNVRDDGAVFVRPPTMRHGGGIMLPASYVAENVELGYAVTAHRAQGVTVDTAHTLVEATTTREVLYVSMTRGRYSNIAYVATDKLDPAHTVDLPGTDPDVTARTVLEGVLRHVGAELSAHETISAEQERWGGIWQLSAEYESIAAAAQQDRWARLLAASGLTDAQAAEAVGAETFGALAVELRRAEADGHQLDRLMPRLIAARGFSDADDIASVLHYRLERAVAGLGARTGQRPRLIVGLIPEASGVTDAEMRAALDERRDLIEARAAALLDTALADPASWAAGVGAPPTQLGAASDWRNHLITVAAYRDRHGIDAPDPLGAKPEQVSQKIDHERAAAALTRARQVAARAPQPGSSRPAPARERRGPIR
- a CDS encoding Zn-dependent alcohol dehydrogenase, with product MTLTRTPIRAAVLTRAGSGLEIQDLHIDEPLPGEVRVRTLAAGLCHSDLHYIDGTLAIELPAVLGHEVVGEIVAVGEAKARHRIGERVVITISPSCGLCSSCVAGRATQCERSGELRQRERPKLTDARGAPVNLLGSIGGFAEELIVRESAVVPIDPAIPAREACLIGCCIATGFGAVVHAAGVSPLDAVAVIGCGGVGVAAIQAAKIAGARIIVAIDVHQAKLDRARSFGASHTLLSTDGLRDELELICPGGVDKSFEAVGSPHTAAQAFEILARNGTATILGLEKPGSRISVDAELLIEGDRKIRGAYMGTNQLPRDIPALISHHRSGALLLDRMVTSRWRFEEINEGFEAMKQADSIRAVIEW